From one Variovorax sp. PBL-H6 genomic stretch:
- a CDS encoding amino acid kinase family protein, producing MPTGLPARPIAGDRTSVMKFDGSSFETRERFGPVCQWLRRRLDQGGPRHRIVCVVSAPSGLTEQFRDTLLALNQTPSDRLIDAGLPLADSLGAVLFAAALQAHGISATVAMGPQIGLRTDTNYTRARLQGINLAALRRELVQHQLVVVPGGQGSATRGGQTTWLGRNSADLSAIALAAALGEEELEVYSDMPGLFSCDPDIVANAMLIPRVPYAQAIQMWTSGAKAPHQRALEHALQNRLRIVFRRNHGNFEPGTVLVADAAFHSAIVPDARSQTFEADISTAEDAARQLAGVDVPHVLMPGTKEGMRRLVVTSGFFDAWHFLAIERRLPVVRQDTLLLTRVRLDGGVKRELVAPSALAGRARELHDIHCEPGLTPTRAPAQTPAPPSAAQLLNARLAVLAHAQVASHA from the coding sequence ATGCCGACTGGACTGCCGGCGCGGCCAATTGCCGGCGACCGGACGAGCGTGATGAAGTTCGACGGTTCCTCCTTCGAGACTCGGGAACGCTTCGGCCCGGTGTGCCAGTGGCTGCGGCGGCGCCTTGACCAAGGCGGACCACGCCACCGCATCGTCTGCGTGGTCAGCGCGCCCTCAGGGCTGACCGAACAGTTCCGCGACACACTGCTCGCGCTGAACCAGACCCCAAGCGACCGGCTGATCGATGCCGGTCTGCCGCTGGCCGACAGCCTGGGCGCGGTGCTGTTCGCGGCGGCGCTCCAGGCCCATGGCATCAGTGCCACGGTGGCGATGGGCCCCCAGATCGGCCTGCGCACCGACACCAATTACACCCGCGCGCGGCTGCAGGGCATCAACCTCGCGGCACTGCGCCGCGAACTGGTGCAACATCAGTTGGTGGTGGTGCCGGGCGGGCAAGGCTCGGCCACACGAGGCGGCCAGACGACCTGGTTGGGCCGGAACAGTGCCGACCTCTCGGCGATCGCGCTTGCCGCCGCGCTCGGCGAGGAGGAGCTGGAGGTCTATTCCGACATGCCGGGTTTGTTCAGCTGCGACCCGGACATCGTCGCCAACGCGATGCTGATTCCGCGAGTGCCGTATGCGCAGGCGATCCAGATGTGGACTTCGGGTGCAAAGGCGCCGCACCAGCGCGCCCTCGAACATGCACTTCAGAACCGGCTGCGAATCGTGTTCCGGCGCAACCATGGCAACTTCGAGCCCGGCACTGTCCTGGTGGCCGACGCCGCGTTCCATTCCGCCATCGTGCCCGACGCACGTTCGCAGACTTTTGAAGCCGACATCAGCACCGCCGAGGACGCCGCGCGGCAACTAGCCGGCGTCGATGTACCGCATGTGCTGATGCCCGGCACGAAGGAAGGCATGCGGCGCCTGGTCGTCACCTCCGGCTTCTTCGATGCCTGGCACTTCCTTGCCATCGAGCGCCGGTTGCCTGTGGTCAGGCAGGACACGCTGCTGCTGACACGCGTGCGGCTCGACGGTGGCGTCAAACGCGAGCTGGTCGCGCCGTCGGCGCTGGCTGGCCGGGCCCGCGAGCTGCATGACATCCATTGCGAGCCGGGCTTGACGCCAACGCGAGCGCCGGCGCAAACACCGGCGCCCCCGTCGGCCGCACAGTTGCTGAACGCGCGGCTGGCCGTCCTGGCCCACGCGCAAGTTGCCAGCCATGCTTGA
- a CDS encoding AEC family transporter yields the protein MNSSVLSSLVPVVLLIGAGFIAGRRGWVTGGAVRDLSNLIFLLLAPALLFRTMSTVHVEQLRLGPVAAYFLAAGLIFAATLMVRGFNRTAAVIALANTFSNTVMIGIPLVGLAFGSEGMVVLLTLISLHSLVLLTSATLVLELAVAREQARQTGGERTPILRTLGRAFYSAIIHPVPLPIIVGLLFAQTGLTLPESVDKPIAWLGQAFGPIALVMVGITLASTPIGHQWRAALSQALIKNLAHPALVALLGWLLGLRGLPLQVMVVAAALPIGANVFLFSQRYRTAEDLVTASVAVSTALALVTLSVVMALAGWL from the coding sequence GTGAATTCATCGGTCCTTTCGTCGCTCGTCCCCGTGGTCCTGCTCATCGGCGCTGGTTTCATTGCAGGGCGGCGGGGCTGGGTGACAGGCGGCGCGGTGCGCGACCTCTCCAACCTGATCTTCCTGCTGCTCGCGCCCGCGCTGCTCTTTCGCACCATGAGCACGGTGCACGTCGAACAACTGAGGCTGGGACCGGTGGCGGCCTACTTCCTCGCAGCCGGCCTGATCTTCGCGGCGACGCTCATGGTGCGCGGCTTCAACCGCACCGCGGCCGTGATCGCGCTGGCCAATACCTTCAGCAACACCGTGATGATCGGCATCCCGCTGGTGGGCCTGGCCTTCGGTTCCGAGGGGATGGTGGTGCTGCTGACGCTGATCTCGCTGCATTCGCTGGTGCTCCTGACCAGCGCGACCCTCGTGCTGGAGCTCGCAGTGGCGCGCGAGCAGGCGCGCCAGACCGGCGGCGAGCGGACACCGATCCTGCGCACGCTCGGCCGTGCCTTCTATAGCGCCATCATTCACCCGGTGCCGCTGCCGATCATCGTCGGGCTGCTGTTCGCGCAGACCGGCTTGACGCTGCCCGAGTCGGTCGACAAGCCCATTGCGTGGCTGGGCCAGGCCTTTGGGCCGATCGCGCTGGTGATGGTGGGCATCACGCTGGCGTCCACGCCCATCGGCCACCAATGGCGCGCGGCGCTGTCGCAAGCCTTGATCAAGAACCTCGCGCACCCCGCGCTGGTCGCGCTGCTGGGCTGGCTGCTGGGATTGCGCGGGCTGCCGCTGCAGGTGATGGTGGTGGCCGCTGCGCTGCCGATCGGCGCCAACGTGTTCCTCTTTTCACAGCGCTACAGAACGGCGGAGGACCTGGTGACGGCGAGCGTCGCGGTGTCGACCGCGCTGGCGCTGGTCACGCTGTCGGTGGTGATGGCGCTGGCGGGGTGGCTTTAG
- a CDS encoding aldo/keto reductase, producing MSIPTTRLGRTGLTVSRLALGTMTFGLQTDEAVSFSILDRATEAGINFLDTADVYPLGGTVESTGRTEEIIGRWLQSKGPGARRRFVIATKAVGKVGPNPWDQGASRKHLLDAIDESLARLQTDHVDLYQLHSDDRTTPLDESLEALDTIVRSGRARYVGVSNFLAYRLARAIGVSELHKLTRIVCVQPRYSLLFREIERELLPLAGEEGLGVIPYNPLAGGLLTGKYKAGAQPEDNTRFKLGTAGSMYQDRYWNERSFATISQLHALAGEAGVPLATLAVAWVMANPLITAPLLGASRPEQLDATIAAATYTLDPALKQRLDELTAEYRKGDAPR from the coding sequence ATGAGCATCCCCACCACGCGCCTCGGCCGCACCGGCCTGACTGTCTCGCGCCTCGCGCTCGGCACCATGACCTTCGGCTTGCAGACCGACGAGGCGGTCTCGTTCAGCATCCTCGACAGGGCCACGGAGGCCGGCATCAATTTCCTCGACACCGCGGACGTCTATCCGCTCGGTGGCACCGTCGAGAGCACCGGCCGCACCGAGGAGATCATCGGGCGCTGGCTGCAATCGAAGGGCCCGGGCGCGCGCAGGCGCTTCGTCATCGCGACGAAGGCGGTCGGCAAGGTCGGCCCGAACCCCTGGGACCAGGGCGCTTCGCGCAAGCACCTGCTCGATGCCATCGATGAGTCGCTCGCGCGCCTGCAGACCGACCACGTCGACCTCTACCAACTGCACAGCGACGACCGCACGACGCCGCTCGACGAAAGCCTGGAAGCACTCGACACCATCGTCCGCTCGGGCCGCGCTCGCTATGTGGGCGTCTCGAATTTCCTGGCCTACCGGCTCGCGCGCGCCATCGGCGTGTCGGAGCTGCACAAGTTGACGCGGATCGTGTGCGTGCAGCCGCGTTACAGCCTGCTCTTCCGCGAGATCGAGCGGGAGCTGTTGCCGCTGGCTGGCGAGGAAGGCCTGGGCGTGATCCCCTACAACCCGCTCGCGGGAGGGCTGCTCACGGGCAAGTACAAGGCCGGTGCCCAGCCGGAAGACAACACGCGGTTCAAGCTCGGCACGGCCGGCTCGATGTACCAGGACCGCTACTGGAACGAGCGCAGCTTCGCGACCATCTCGCAGCTGCACGCACTGGCCGGGGAGGCCGGCGTACCGCTCGCGACGCTCGCGGTGGCGTGGGTCATGGCCAACCCGCTGATCACCGCGCCGCTGCTGGGCGCGAGCCGGCCCGAGCAGCTGGATGCGACCATCGCGGCAGCCACTTACACGCTCGACCCCGCACTCAAGCAGCGGCTCGACGAGCTGACCGCCGAGTACCGCAAGGGCGACGCGCCGCGCTGA
- a CDS encoding TetR/AcrR family transcriptional regulator → MPASRFISDKFFPERAKRERRKEARPGELLEAALDLFVDKGFAATRAEEVAARAGVSKGTLFLYFPSKEELFKAVVMENLAGRFKEWNAEFEVFEGSTCDMLRYCMRVWWERVGSTKASGLTKLMLSEGRNFPELAEFYRQEVVRPGHALLRRIIRRGIDSGEFAPVDVDHAIYAVIAPMIFLMLWKHSAMICVDGQSEIDPEKYLAIQAETVLHGLSLPPRAGL, encoded by the coding sequence ATGCCCGCCTCCCGCTTCATCAGCGACAAGTTCTTTCCCGAACGCGCCAAGCGCGAGCGCCGAAAGGAGGCGCGTCCCGGCGAGTTGCTGGAGGCGGCGCTGGATCTCTTCGTCGACAAGGGCTTTGCCGCCACCCGCGCGGAGGAGGTGGCGGCGCGCGCCGGGGTGTCCAAGGGCACCCTCTTCCTCTATTTCCCGAGCAAGGAAGAGCTCTTCAAGGCCGTGGTGATGGAGAACCTGGCGGGCCGCTTCAAGGAGTGGAACGCCGAGTTCGAGGTCTTCGAGGGCAGCACCTGCGACATGCTTCGCTACTGCATGCGCGTCTGGTGGGAGCGCGTCGGGTCCACCAAGGCCTCGGGGCTGACCAAGCTGATGCTGAGCGAGGGCCGCAACTTTCCCGAGCTGGCCGAGTTCTACCGCCAGGAGGTGGTGCGGCCCGGGCACGCGCTCCTGCGGCGCATCATCCGCCGCGGCATCGACAGTGGCGAGTTCGCGCCGGTCGACGTGGACCACGCAATCTACGCAGTGATCGCGCCGATGATCTTCCTGATGCTGTGGAAGCACTCGGCCATGATCTGCGTCGACGGCCAGTCCGAGATCGACCCCGAAAAATACCTCGCGATCCAGGCCGAGACCGTGCTGCACGGCCTCAGCTTGCCGCCAAGGGCGGGCTTATGA
- the msrA gene encoding peptide-methionine (S)-S-oxide reductase MsrA, which yields MSTQSPSTETIVLGGGCFWCTEAVFDRVQGVLDVESGYSNGETVNPSYEQVCTGRTGHAEVVKLAFDPAQITLREILEIFFVVHDPTTLNRQGNDVGTQYRSGIYYVDEAQKQVAEEVIREIEASKTYRAPVVTEVEPLANYSAAEPYHQDYFLNNPNQGYCAFVVGPKVEKFQKTFASRVKKA from the coding sequence ATGTCCACGCAATCACCGAGCACCGAGACCATCGTGTTGGGCGGCGGCTGCTTCTGGTGCACAGAAGCGGTGTTCGACCGCGTGCAGGGCGTGCTGGACGTCGAGTCCGGCTACAGCAACGGCGAAACGGTCAACCCGAGCTACGAGCAGGTCTGCACCGGCCGAACCGGGCATGCCGAGGTTGTGAAACTGGCCTTCGATCCGGCGCAGATCACGCTGCGCGAGATCCTCGAGATCTTCTTCGTGGTGCACGACCCGACCACCTTGAACCGCCAGGGCAACGACGTGGGCACGCAATATCGCAGCGGCATCTACTACGTCGACGAGGCGCAGAAGCAGGTGGCTGAAGAAGTGATCCGCGAGATCGAGGCGAGCAAGACCTATCGCGCACCGGTCGTGACCGAGGTCGAGCCGCTGGCCAACTATTCGGCGGCTGAGCCCTACCACCAGGATTACTTCCTGAACAACCCGAACCAGGGCTACTGCGCTTTCGTGGTCGGACCCAAGGTCGAGAAGTTCCAGAAGACCTTCGCGTCCAGGGTCAAGAAGGCCTGA
- a CDS encoding TonB-dependent receptor — MSSPFMRSAVGVAILFFVPCAAWAQADTAAAPGSAALPEVTVTGNPLGTSDPIAPTSSLSGDQLLLRAQPTLGETLNNLPGVGSTYFGPNASRPTIRGQDGDRIRILQNGASAPDASSLSYDHAVPVDALVTERIEVLRGPSALQYGGSAVGGVVNVIDNRIPTEPLDGFGGRADAGYATGSREKSGGVVLEGGTDRYALHVDAFSRDADDTRVPIELGCESPRRPGLARKICNSAIHADGGAIGGTLFLGEGWIGASASTYRSNYGTVAEDDVTIDMKSDRYALEGEWRPGGFFTSIHGKLSHTDYRHTEFEGLEPGTVFANKSNDVRIEARHRMIGGVEGLIGFTSETNRFSADGAEAFAPHSRTRSNALFLHEELGTSWGRMSFGARTEQVKVRSMGSPDPDVTRFAVGERDFHPNSAALGALVDLAPQWQLTSNLAYTERAPKDYELFANGPHVATAAWEVGNSGLQKEKSVGFDLGAQWKSGANNARVNAYVTRFRNYIGLQASGNVRDDEGNLNPGPLETDQGLLFPDVVDEFVYRGVRARFSGLEASGNLRLLGTDGFAQPADGSTLDLQWRGDLVRARNTDTGEPLPRISPARAGATLTYGNGPWTARLGFDHYAAQRRVPSMGARPTEAFTLWNAAVTYRMKVQRASLTWYARIDNLTNKLAYSATSILTTTAFPDAPLPGRSLKVGLRASF, encoded by the coding sequence ATGTCTTCCCCTTTCATGCGCAGCGCCGTCGGCGTTGCCATTCTTTTCTTCGTGCCCTGCGCCGCCTGGGCGCAAGCCGACACCGCCGCCGCACCGGGTAGCGCCGCGCTGCCCGAGGTCACGGTCACCGGCAACCCGCTGGGCACCAGCGATCCGATCGCGCCCACCAGCTCGCTATCGGGCGATCAGTTGCTGCTGCGCGCCCAGCCCACGCTGGGCGAGACGCTGAACAACCTGCCAGGGGTCGGCAGCACCTACTTCGGGCCGAACGCGAGCCGGCCCACGATCCGCGGCCAGGACGGCGACCGCATCCGCATCTTGCAGAACGGTGCCTCGGCGCCCGACGCCTCCTCGCTGAGCTACGACCACGCGGTGCCGGTCGATGCGCTGGTGACCGAGCGCATCGAAGTGCTGCGCGGCCCCTCGGCCCTGCAGTACGGCGGCAGCGCGGTCGGCGGCGTGGTCAACGTGATCGACAACCGCATCCCCACCGAACCGCTCGACGGTTTCGGCGGCCGCGCCGATGCGGGTTACGCCACGGGCAGCCGCGAGAAGAGCGGCGGCGTCGTGCTCGAAGGCGGCACCGACCGCTACGCGCTGCATGTGGATGCCTTCAGCCGCGATGCGGACGACACCAGGGTGCCCATCGAACTGGGCTGCGAGAGCCCACGCCGACCCGGCCTCGCACGCAAGATCTGCAACTCCGCCATCCATGCGGACGGCGGCGCCATCGGCGGCACGCTGTTCCTCGGCGAGGGCTGGATCGGCGCCTCGGCCAGCACCTACCGCAGCAACTACGGCACCGTCGCGGAGGACGACGTCACCATCGACATGAAGTCCGATCGCTATGCGCTCGAAGGCGAATGGCGGCCGGGCGGGTTCTTCACCAGCATCCACGGCAAGCTCAGCCACACCGACTACCGCCACACCGAGTTCGAAGGCTTGGAGCCCGGCACCGTTTTCGCCAACAAGAGCAACGACGTGCGGATCGAGGCACGGCACCGCATGATTGGCGGCGTGGAAGGACTGATCGGCTTCACCAGCGAGACCAACCGCTTCTCGGCGGACGGCGCCGAGGCCTTCGCGCCGCACAGCCGCACGCGCTCGAACGCGCTGTTCCTGCACGAGGAGCTGGGCACCTCGTGGGGCCGCATGAGCTTCGGCGCGCGCACCGAGCAGGTAAAGGTGCGCTCGATGGGTTCGCCCGATCCGGATGTCACGCGCTTCGCGGTCGGCGAGCGCGACTTTCACCCGAACAGCGCGGCGCTCGGGGCGCTCGTCGACCTGGCGCCGCAGTGGCAGCTGACCTCGAACCTGGCCTACACGGAGCGTGCGCCCAAGGATTACGAGCTCTTCGCCAACGGGCCGCACGTCGCGACCGCGGCCTGGGAGGTGGGCAACTCCGGCCTGCAAAAGGAGAAGTCGGTGGGCTTCGATCTCGGCGCGCAGTGGAAGTCCGGCGCCAACAACGCGCGCGTCAACGCCTACGTGACGCGCTTCCGCAACTACATCGGGTTGCAGGCGTCGGGCAATGTGCGCGATGACGAAGGCAACCTCAACCCGGGCCCGCTGGAGACCGATCAAGGCCTCTTGTTCCCCGACGTGGTGGACGAGTTCGTCTACCGGGGCGTGCGCGCCCGCTTCAGCGGCCTCGAGGCCAGCGGCAACCTGCGGCTGCTGGGCACCGACGGCTTCGCCCAGCCTGCCGATGGTTCCACCCTGGACCTGCAGTGGCGTGGCGACCTCGTGCGCGCAAGGAACACCGACACCGGCGAGCCGCTTCCCCGCATCTCGCCGGCGCGCGCGGGCGCGACGCTGACCTATGGCAACGGCCCCTGGACCGCGCGGCTGGGCTTCGACCACTACGCGGCCCAGCGTCGGGTGCCGAGCATGGGTGCCCGGCCGACCGAGGCCTTCACGCTGTGGAACGCGGCCGTGACCTATCGCATGAAGGTGCAGCGCGCCAGCCTCACCTGGTATGCACGCATCGACAACCTGACGAACAAGCTGGCCTACAGCGCGACGTCGATCCTCACCACCACGGCGTTCCCCGACGCACCGCTGCCGGGGCGCAGCCTGAAGGTGGGGCTGCGGGCCAGCTTCTGA
- a CDS encoding efflux RND transporter permease subunit: MWFTRVSLRNPVFATMLMLALVVLGIFSYQRLQVDQFPNIDFPVVVVITEYPGASPEIVESEVTKKVEEGVNSIAGINALTSRSYEGQSVVIIEFQLYVDGRKAADDVREKVSAVRPLFRDEVKEPRVLRFDPASRPVWSVAVLPDGGKASQPTAVELTNWADQVLKKRLENVRGVGSVTLVGGTKREINIYLNPQAMEAFGVSAQQVVEAVRSENQALPVGAVRSLEQERVVQIDARMERPEDFGRIILARKGGAPIRIDQVARVSDGAQEIDSLALYNGQRTLLLSVQKAQDENTIQVVDGLRKALADIQPQLPPGVKLEPIGDASRPIRVAVDNVRKTLLEGALLTVLIVFLFLNSWRSTVITGLTLPIALIGTFWFMAMFGFTINMVTLMALSLCVGLLIDDAIVVRENIVRHVQMGKAPYPAALDGTQEIGLAVLATTLSIVAVFLPIGFMEGIIGKFFHEFGITIVAAVLISMFVSFTLDPMLSSVWHDPSIHTHGQHEVRKAGLYDKTIGRVTGWFDRATDRLGEGYQSILRWSLAHRLATIFAAVGIFALSVTMVPLLGTEFVPKADYSETAVNFYTPVGSSLEVTEAKARQVEGILREMPEVRYTLGTINTGDAQGKIYASIYVRLVDRKERSRSVDQMSTVLRDRLRSVPGITVTHVGLRDSVGGNKQIEFSLQGPDLQELERLTQRVMEAIRPIPGLVDLDSSQKPNKPTVSVVLRRDAASDLGLGVAPIAAALRTLVAGTTVGNWRAPDDQTYDVNVRLAPEVRNSPADLARLPFVSTAMGANADGSSRVVRLQQVAEVRETTGPNQINRRALAREVGINANVANRSAGEVSADIRTALAAIAFPPGYGWQFSGSTKNMQESFGYAVSALALAIIFIYMILASQFKSFLQPLALMTALPLTLIGVVLALMLFGSTLSMFSIIGVVMLMGLVTKNAILLVDFAIRAREPVVAPDGSTTPGLPRAEALLLAARVRLRPILMTTLAMIFGMVPLAFALSEGSEQRAPMGQAVIGGVITSSLLTLVVVPVVYCYMDDLATWARRIWRGEKKPPQRIDPDATKPAPRIESLS, encoded by the coding sequence ATGTGGTTCACGCGCGTCAGCCTGAGGAACCCCGTCTTCGCGACCATGCTGATGCTGGCGCTGGTGGTGCTGGGCATCTTCTCGTACCAGCGGCTGCAGGTCGACCAGTTCCCCAACATCGACTTCCCCGTGGTCGTGGTGATCACCGAGTATCCGGGCGCCTCTCCCGAGATCGTGGAGAGCGAGGTGACCAAGAAGGTGGAGGAAGGCGTCAACTCGATCGCGGGCATCAACGCCCTCACCTCGCGCAGCTACGAAGGCCAGTCGGTCGTGATCATCGAGTTCCAGCTTTACGTGGACGGGCGCAAGGCGGCGGACGACGTGCGCGAGAAGGTCTCGGCGGTGCGGCCCCTGTTCCGCGACGAGGTCAAGGAGCCTCGCGTGCTGCGCTTCGATCCGGCTTCGCGGCCGGTGTGGTCGGTGGCGGTGCTGCCCGATGGCGGCAAGGCCAGCCAACCAACTGCCGTCGAGCTGACCAACTGGGCCGACCAGGTCCTCAAGAAGCGCCTTGAAAACGTGCGCGGCGTCGGCTCCGTCACGCTGGTGGGTGGCACCAAGCGCGAGATCAACATCTACCTCAACCCGCAGGCCATGGAGGCTTTCGGCGTAAGCGCCCAGCAGGTGGTGGAAGCGGTGCGCAGCGAGAACCAGGCGCTGCCGGTGGGCGCGGTTCGCTCCCTGGAACAGGAGCGCGTGGTGCAGATCGATGCGCGCATGGAGCGGCCGGAGGACTTCGGCCGCATCATCCTCGCGCGCAAGGGCGGCGCGCCGATCCGCATCGACCAGGTCGCGCGGGTGAGCGACGGCGCACAGGAGATCGACAGCCTCGCCCTCTACAACGGGCAGCGCACGCTGCTGCTGTCGGTGCAGAAGGCGCAGGACGAGAACACCATCCAGGTGGTGGACGGCCTGCGCAAGGCGCTGGCGGACATCCAGCCACAGTTGCCGCCCGGCGTGAAGCTCGAGCCCATCGGCGACGCCTCGCGGCCGATCCGCGTCGCGGTCGACAACGTGCGCAAGACACTGCTCGAGGGAGCCCTGCTCACCGTCCTGATCGTCTTCCTGTTCCTCAACTCCTGGCGCTCGACCGTGATCACCGGGCTGACGTTGCCGATCGCGCTGATCGGCACCTTCTGGTTCATGGCGATGTTCGGCTTCACCATCAACATGGTGACGCTGATGGCGCTGTCGCTGTGCGTGGGTCTGCTGATCGACGACGCGATCGTGGTGCGCGAGAACATCGTGCGCCATGTGCAGATGGGCAAGGCGCCCTACCCCGCCGCACTCGACGGCACGCAGGAGATCGGGCTGGCAGTGCTGGCGACCACGCTGTCGATCGTCGCGGTATTCCTGCCGATCGGCTTCATGGAAGGCATCATCGGCAAGTTCTTCCACGAGTTCGGCATCACCATCGTGGCCGCCGTGCTGATCTCGATGTTCGTGAGCTTCACGCTCGACCCGATGCTCTCGAGCGTGTGGCACGACCCGTCCATCCACACGCATGGGCAGCATGAAGTACGCAAGGCCGGCCTCTACGACAAGACCATCGGTCGCGTCACCGGCTGGTTCGACCGCGCGACCGATCGGCTGGGCGAGGGTTACCAGTCCATCCTGCGCTGGTCGCTCGCGCACAGGCTGGCGACCATCTTCGCAGCCGTCGGCATCTTCGCCCTCAGCGTCACGATGGTCCCGCTGCTGGGCACCGAGTTCGTGCCCAAGGCCGACTATTCGGAAACCGCCGTCAACTTCTACACCCCGGTCGGCTCATCGCTCGAAGTAACGGAGGCCAAGGCCCGCCAGGTCGAAGGCATCCTGCGCGAGATGCCCGAGGTGCGCTACACGCTCGGCACCATCAACACGGGCGACGCGCAGGGCAAGATCTACGCGAGCATCTACGTGCGCCTGGTCGACCGCAAGGAGCGCAGCCGCAGCGTGGACCAGATGTCGACGGTGCTGCGCGATCGCCTGCGCAGCGTGCCCGGCATCACCGTCACCCACGTGGGCCTGCGCGACTCGGTGGGCGGCAACAAGCAGATCGAGTTCTCGCTGCAGGGGCCCGATCTGCAGGAGCTCGAGCGGCTCACGCAGCGCGTGATGGAGGCCATTCGCCCGATCCCCGGCCTGGTCGACCTCGACTCGAGCCAGAAGCCGAACAAACCGACCGTCAGCGTGGTGCTCCGGCGCGACGCCGCCTCCGACCTGGGCCTGGGCGTGGCGCCGATCGCCGCCGCGCTGCGCACGCTGGTGGCCGGCACCACGGTGGGCAACTGGCGCGCGCCCGACGACCAGACCTACGACGTCAACGTGCGCCTCGCGCCGGAGGTGCGCAACTCGCCGGCCGACCTGGCGCGGCTTCCCTTCGTCAGCACCGCCATGGGCGCCAACGCCGACGGCTCCAGCCGCGTCGTGCGCCTGCAGCAGGTGGCGGAGGTGCGCGAGACCACCGGGCCCAACCAGATCAACCGTCGCGCGCTGGCGCGCGAGGTCGGCATCAACGCCAACGTCGCCAACCGCTCGGCCGGCGAGGTCTCGGCCGACATCCGCACGGCGCTGGCGGCAATCGCCTTCCCGCCGGGCTATGGCTGGCAGTTCAGCGGTTCGACCAAGAACATGCAGGAGTCGTTCGGCTATGCGGTGTCGGCGCTGGCGCTGGCGATCATCTTCATCTACATGATCCTGGCCAGCCAGTTCAAGAGCTTCCTGCAGCCGCTGGCGCTGATGACGGCGCTGCCGCTCACGTTGATCGGCGTGGTGCTGGCGCTGATGCTCTTCGGCTCCACGCTCTCGATGTTCTCGATCATCGGCGTCGTGATGCTGATGGGCCTGGTGACCAAGAACGCAATCCTGCTGGTGGACTTTGCGATTCGCGCGCGCGAGCCCGTGGTCGCCCCCGACGGCAGCACTACCCCCGGCCTGCCGCGTGCCGAGGCCCTGCTGCTGGCGGCTCGCGTCCGGCTGCGCCCGATCCTGATGACCACGCTGGCCATGATCTTCGGCATGGTGCCGCTCGCCTTCGCGCTCAGCGAGGGCTCGGAGCAGCGCGCGCCCATGGGCCAGGCCGTGATCGGCGGCGTGATCACCTCCTCGCTGCTGACGCTGGTGGTGGTGCCGGTCGTCTATTGCTACATGGACGACCTCGCCACGTGGGCCAGGCGCATCTGGCGCGGCGAGAAGAAGCCGCCGCAGCGCATCGACCCGGATGCGACAAAGCCCGCCCCTAGAATTGAAAGTTTGTCCTGA
- a CDS encoding efflux RND transporter periplasmic adaptor subunit encodes MKRALKWAAAALVLALLAAGVLRALEARRVQQAAASAGAPVETIVQLASADVVRAAKRELAQTLAVSGTLRAVDSAVVKARVAGELVGLTVREGDTVKAGQVIARIEPAEYHSRVRQAQEQADSARAQAEVAQRTYDNNKALVEQGFISRTALDTSQSNLNAARSTHRAALAAVEMARKSLSDTVLTSPLSGQVAQRLAQNGERVSVDARVIEVVDLSRIEVEATVSAADSVAVRVGQRAALQIEGSGGLGAEHNVGASVVRVNPSAQAGSRSLLVYLRLDRSDGFRQGLFAQGTLDVGRSEGLALPLSAVRIDKPAPYVQMVIEGRIAHRPVKTGARGQVSGQTLVTVQGIDDGAVVVAGSVGPLREGTAVRLAPATAP; translated from the coding sequence ATGAAACGCGCATTGAAATGGGCCGCCGCGGCCCTTGTCCTGGCGCTTCTCGCCGCGGGCGTGCTGCGCGCACTCGAGGCGCGCCGTGTGCAGCAGGCGGCGGCCTCGGCAGGCGCACCGGTCGAGACCATCGTGCAACTGGCCTCGGCCGACGTGGTGCGCGCGGCGAAACGCGAACTGGCGCAGACGCTGGCGGTCTCGGGCACGCTCAGGGCGGTCGACTCGGCCGTGGTCAAGGCGCGCGTGGCCGGCGAACTGGTGGGCCTCACGGTACGCGAGGGCGACACCGTGAAGGCCGGCCAGGTGATCGCCCGCATCGAGCCCGCCGAATACCACTCTCGTGTGCGCCAGGCCCAGGAACAAGCCGACAGCGCCCGCGCGCAGGCCGAGGTCGCACAGCGTACCTACGACAACAACAAGGCGCTGGTGGAGCAAGGCTTCATCTCGCGCACGGCCCTCGACACCTCGCAGTCCAACCTCAACGCCGCCCGCTCGACGCACCGCGCCGCGCTCGCGGCAGTGGAGATGGCCCGCAAGTCGCTCAGCGACACCGTGCTCACGAGCCCGCTCAGCGGCCAGGTGGCGCAGCGCCTCGCGCAGAACGGCGAGCGCGTCTCGGTCGATGCGAGAGTGATCGAGGTCGTGGACCTGAGCCGCATCGAGGTCGAGGCCACGGTGTCCGCGGCCGACTCGGTCGCGGTGCGGGTGGGCCAGCGCGCGGCGCTGCAGATCGAAGGCAGCGGCGGCCTGGGCGCCGAGCACAACGTGGGCGCGAGCGTCGTGCGCGTCAACCCGAGCGCGCAGGCCGGCAGCCGCAGCCTGCTGGTCTACCTGCGGCTCGATCGCAGCGATGGCTTCCGCCAAGGCCTGTTCGCGCAGGGCACGCTGGATGTCGGCCGCTCGGAGGGGCTCGCGCTGCCGCTCTCGGCGGTGCGCATCGACAAGCCTGCGCCCTATGTGCAGATGGTGATCGAGGGCCGCATCGCGCATCGCCCGGTCAAGACCGGCGCGCGCGGCCAGGTCAGTGGGCAGACGCTGGTCACGGTGCAGGGCATCGACGACGGTGCAGTCGTGGTGGCTGGCAGCGTGGGCCCGCTGCGCGAGGGCACGGCCGTGCGCCTGGCGCCGGCCACGGCGCCCTGA